One Nicotiana tomentosiformis chromosome 4, ASM39032v3, whole genome shotgun sequence genomic window carries:
- the LOC138909396 gene encoding uncharacterized protein → MHHQGSRAIVPPPVASPPAQPARGGGQATRGGGQAIRGGDQQARGQSGVAQPYFYAFPARPEAESSDIGITSMIPVFHRDALVLFDPGSTYSYVSSSFASYLFMPHDYLSAPMYMYTTVEDYIVVDPVYRLCVITIGSLETSVDLLLLNMVDFDIILGMDCLSPYHPILDFHPKTVTLVMPGLPRLE, encoded by the coding sequence ATGCACCATCAAggttctcgtgccatagttccgccaccggttgcttcaccgcctgctcagccagctagaggtgggggtcaggctaccagaggtggaggtcaggccattagaggtggagaccagcaaGCTAGAGGTCAGAGTGGTGTGGCCCAACCCTATTTTTATGCTTTCCCGGCTAGACCAGAGGCAGAGTCATCTGACATTGGCATCACAAGTAtgattccagttttccatagagatgctttagttctatttgatccgggctctacttattcctacgtgtcatcctcttttgcttcatatctgtttATGCCTCATGACtatttgagtgctcctatgtataTGTACACAACTGTAGAAGATTATATTGTTGTAGATCCTGTCTATCGcttgtgtgtgattactattgggagtcttgagactagtgtagatctcctacttcttaatatggtggactttgatattattttgggcatggattgctTGTCACCGTATCATCCTATATTGGACTTTCAccccaagacggtgaccttagtcatgccggggttgcctcgattagagtag